A window of the Microtus pennsylvanicus isolate mMicPen1 chromosome 4, mMicPen1.hap1, whole genome shotgun sequence genome harbors these coding sequences:
- the Dek gene encoding protein DEK — MSAAAAAPAAEADDGPAQPASEKEPEMPGPRDESEEEEEEEEEEEDDEEEEKEKSLIVEGKREKKKVERLTMQVSSLQREPFTIAQGKGQKLCEIERIHFFLSKKKTDELRNLHKLLYNRPGTVSSLKKNVGQFSGFPFEKGSTQYKKKEEMLKKFRNAMLKSICEVLDLERSGVNSKLVKRILNFLMHPKPSGKPLPKSKKSSSKGSKKERNSSGTTRKSKQTKCPEILSDESSSDEDEKKNKEESSEDDEKESEEEQPPKKTAKKEKAKQKAAAKSNKSVKSANVKKADSSTTKKNQNSSKKESESEDSSDDEPLIKKLKKPPTDEELKETVKKLLADANLEEVTMKQICKEVYENYPAYDLTERKDFIKTTVKELIS; from the exons ATgtcggcggcggcggcggcccccGCTGCGGAGGCAGACGACGGCCCAGCGCAGCCCGCGTCCGAGAAGGAGCCCGAAATGCCGGGCCCCAGGGACGAgagtgaagaggaggaggaggaggaggaggaagaagaggacgacgaggaggaagagaaag AAAAGAGTCTCATTGTGGaaggcaagagagaaaagaagaaagtagaaagattGACAATGCAAGTGTCTTCCTTACAAAGAGAGCCATTTACAATTGCACAAG ggaaGGGTCAGAAACTTTGTGAAATTGAAAGGATACATTTCTTTCTGagtaagaaaaaaacagatgaaCTTAGAAATCTACACAAACTGCTTTACAACAGACCAGGCACA gtGTCCTCATTAAAGAAGAATGTGGGTCAGTTTAGTGGCTTTCCATTTGAAAAAGGCAGTACCCAgtataaaaagaaggaagaaatgctgaaaaa GTTTAGAAACGCCATGCTAAAGAGCATCTGTGAGGTTCTTGATTTAGAGAGATCAGGCGTGAACAGCAAACTCGTGAAGAGGATCTTGAATTTCTTAATGCATCCAAAGCCTTCTGGCAAA CCATTGCCAAAATCCAAAAAATCTTCAAGCAAAGGTAGTAAAAAGGAACGGAACAGTTCTGGAACAACAAGGAAGTCAAAGCAAACCAAATGTCCTGAAATTCTGTCAGATGAATCCAGTAGTGACgaagatgagaagaaaaataaggaagagtcTTCAGAAGATGAcgagaaagaaagtgaagaggag cAACCACCAAAAAAGacagctaaaaaagaaaaagcaaaacaaaaagctgcTGCTAAAAGTAACAAGTCTGTAAAAAGTGCTAATGTTAAGAAGGCAGATAGCAGCACTACCAAGAAGAATCAAAACAGTTCCAAAAAAG AATCTGAATCTGAAGATAGTTCTGATGATGAaccattaattaaaaaattgaaaaaaccACCTACAGATGAAGAATTAAAGGAAACAGTGAAGAAATTATTGGCTGATGCTAACTTGGAAGAAGTCACAATGAAGCAGATTTGCAAAGAG GTATATGAAAACTATCCTGCTTACGATTTAACTGAGAGGAAAGATTTCATTAAAACAACTGTAAAAGAG CTAATCTCTTAA